The DNA window TTTCCGGTACCCTTGACCCATTTGCTTGCGGAAATTTGATTATTGCAAGCGGTCAATACACCAAACTTTTCAGATTTTTAGACAAAACTCCGAAAACTTACATAGCAACATTGATGTTGGGAGCTTATTCTCCGAGTCTTGATATAGAAAAAATAGAAACGATTAAAAGCGTAGAAAAAATTGACGAAGAAAAAATAAAAGAGGTTTTAAACTCTTTTTTAGGAAAACAAAAACAACTTCCTCCCAAATACAGCGCAAAAAAAATAAACGGCGTTAGAGCATACAAACTCGACGATGAAAAGGACTTTTTAGATAAAGAAATAGAAATAGAGATTTTTGATATCAAACTTATAAACTATTCTCACCCTTTTATAACATTTCAAGCAAGTGTAAGTGAAGGTACGTTTATAAGAACTTTGGGATATGATATTGCTAAAAAGTTGGGTTTTGAGGGAGCTTTAACTTATCTTGAAAGAACAAAAGAAGGAAAATTTCAATACGAGTGCGAAAAACCATTAAACCCTCTTGAATTTTTAAAAATACCTCAAAATTTTTATTTAAACGACCCTAAAAATTTGATTCTGGGAAAAAAACTTGATATAAAAGATTTCGAAATTCAAAAAAGCGGAATTTATTATGTAAAATATGATAACTATTTTGCTATTATCGAAATCGGGGAGAATGTAAAATATATTTTAAATAGGATTGGGCTATGTTAGTAATAAGCAGAAAAGAAGACCAAAGAATAAAAATCGGAGATGATATAGAAATCGTTATCGTCTCTATTGAAAAAAACCAGGTCAAAATCGGTATCGAAGCACCAAGAGATGTGCAAATCTTAAGAAGCGAATTGATTGATGAGATTAAAAAAGAGAATATTAAAGCAAACAAAGAGATAGATTTGGATAAATTAAAAGATTTTTCAAAGGCTATGAATGAAAATTAAAGCGCATGCGAAGGTGAATATTTTTTTAAAAATCGTCGGTCACGACGGAATGTATCACCTTATAAAATCGAGATTTATGAAAGTAAAAGATTTATATGACGAAATAGAAATAGTAGAAGCCGAAAAATTCAATATAGTAGGAGATATTAACTGCGTACTTAGAGAAAACACCGTTTTTAAAGCTTATGTTGAACTCACAACCGCATATCCGGATATCAAAAAATGGTTCATAGGAAAAGAGATAAGAATCCACAAAAATATCCCTGAAATGGCGGGACTTGGCGGCGGAAGCAGCGACGCTGCAGCTTTTTTGAGACTTGTTAATGAAAAAAGCGGTCTTAATTTGGATACTAAAGAATTAATGGAAATAGGCAAAAAAATAGGAAGCGACGTGCCGTTTTTCATAACCGATGCCGAAGTTGCGGATGTTTACGGCAGAGGTGACATCGTAGAAGTTAGAGACGAAAAAGCACTCGATTTGGAAGTATTCACACCTCCGATAGAGTGTTCTACAAAAGACGTTTATAATGCATATAGAATGAACTTTTTCAATCCTCAAGATACCGATTTTGATAAAAAAGAAACCCTTGAGCTTCTTCAAAACTATAAACCCGCAGAGCTTAACGACCTATTAAAACCGGCTCTTATGCTATATCCGGATTTATATAAATACCAACATTTGGGTTATTTTTCGGGTAGCGGCAGCAGCTTTTTTAATCTAAAAAAATAACCCTACCCCTGATAATCAAAAGCACAACTACTATTTTGATTATAAAAATTTTTCAATTTTTTTATCTCTTTCATTTCTAATGAGAGTTTTCTCTTTTCTTCTTCTAAAATTTTAGTAGCTTCGTTTATAAAATAGATAAGCTCTTTTGCTTCATTTTCACTTGAAAAAGCGGGAGTCATTCTTGATAACTCCTCTAATTTTTTCAAATCTTTATTAATTACGGCTATTTTTATTTCGTTCAGTGTAAATTTTTCCATTTTTTTTCCTTATAATCCCGTCTCTTCTTTCCAAGCTTCGATTAAACCTTTCAAAACCCTAATCACATCATCAATATATTCGGGCTTATTTTCCGCATTCGCTTTTGCAAGAAGTTCAAGCTGATAAGCATACAACCCGTTTAGATAATAAGCTATATCCCCGCCTTTTTCAAAATCGAGCGAATTTATAAGTTCGATAAATATATTCGATACTTTAATAATATACTTCACCTTATCCTCGATATTTCCCTCTTGAATCGCTTTTTTTGCAAAAACCGCAAATCTCAAAGCTCCTTCATAAAGCATTAAAATAAGTTTTTCAGGTTTTTCGATACTATTATTAATTTGATTATAACTATTAAGTGCTTTATTATACGTCATCGGTTATCCTTATTGTTTAGAATTTATTGTTTGTTCTATTGCCATATTCAACGATTGACTCATCGTATTAAATTTATTAATCATCTCATCATATGCGGCAAATTGTTTTGCCATTACTTCATATTTCGTTTCAAGATATTTATTCATGGCATCGATTCTATCTTGATAACTTTTTTCTTCATCTTTTATTTGATTATCAAGAAGAGAAAGATTCGAATTATCTCCCGTAATCGTTCTATCAAAATCGGTTTTTAATTTTGTGAAAATGTCTTCCGAAAAACTTTTCGTTAAATCGGGATTGTTTTGATAAGACTCCCTAAATTTTGTCTCGTCAAAACTTAACATCCCGTTTCTATCCATACTAAAGCCCAAATCCGCAGCACTAAAA is part of the Caminibacter pacificus genome and encodes:
- the csrA gene encoding carbon storage regulator CsrA, which gives rise to MLVISRKEDQRIKIGDDIEIVIVSIEKNQVKIGIEAPRDVQILRSELIDEIKKENIKANKEIDLDKLKDFSKAMNEN
- the truB gene encoding tRNA pseudouridine(55) synthase TruB (catalyzes isomerization of specific uridines in RNA to pseudouridine; responsible for residues in T loops of many tRNAs) — its product is MQDCQNRLFVARKPMFISSNKFLNTLKKKYGIKKMGFSGTLDPFACGNLIIASGQYTKLFRFLDKTPKTYIATLMLGAYSPSLDIEKIETIKSVEKIDEEKIKEVLNSFLGKQKQLPPKYSAKKINGVRAYKLDDEKDFLDKEIEIEIFDIKLINYSHPFITFQASVSEGTFIRTLGYDIAKKLGFEGALTYLERTKEGKFQYECEKPLNPLEFLKIPQNFYLNDPKNLILGKKLDIKDFEIQKSGIYYVKYDNYFAIIEIGENVKYILNRIGLC
- a CDS encoding 4-(cytidine 5'-diphospho)-2-C-methyl-D-erythritol kinase; translated protein: MKIKAHAKVNIFLKIVGHDGMYHLIKSRFMKVKDLYDEIEIVEAEKFNIVGDINCVLRENTVFKAYVELTTAYPDIKKWFIGKEIRIHKNIPEMAGLGGGSSDAAAFLRLVNEKSGLNLDTKELMEIGKKIGSDVPFFITDAEVADVYGRGDIVEVRDEKALDLEVFTPPIECSTKDVYNAYRMNFFNPQDTDFDKKETLELLQNYKPAELNDLLKPALMLYPDLYKYQHLGYFSGSGSSFFNLKK
- the fliS gene encoding flagellar export chaperone FliS; this encodes MTYNKALNSYNQINNSIEKPEKLILMLYEGALRFAVFAKKAIQEGNIEDKVKYIIKVSNIFIELINSLDFEKGGDIAYYLNGLYAYQLELLAKANAENKPEYIDDVIRVLKGLIEAWKEETGL